The following are encoded in a window of Acidicapsa ligni genomic DNA:
- a CDS encoding YXWGXW repeat-containing protein has translation MAFENFPKTGVRVALIALLTIAGCKGNQTQPANTQTADSSQTADSQAASPDANDPASANLAPVTDGTQVVQAAANTQSAPQAAAPAPTASASRAAAPQASQAPQPAVQQPAGGGYDDSSYAQDNSAQDNGNYDQDDQPQPVAYAPQPPPPLPEYQQPPCPGDGYLWTPGYWAYASQGYYWTPGAWTTPPYSGALWTPGYWGYTGGRYGFHQGYWGNYIGFYGGVSYGFGYTGRGYQGGYWRDNSFHYNRSVNNITNIHVTNVYQRNVIINNTTINRVSYNGPGGQRVRPTVAEIAAVRAPRVPPMAQQREQQRLASSNRAQFASVNRGRPATLVAQRPLTADRNIKAPSQAAVRSSIQATGQRFAKQDARPGQQANRPANPPNQVNRPGQQATRPQDTRPQANRPQPNRPQETKPTNQPGRPQARPGTPQANRPQQRPNQPAQRPTPQTKPTPNPRQPNTQRPTQPAKTQPQRPQVQRPAQQRPTQQQPASQPRQQARPAAKPAPKPQPAKPAVRPQPRPKQEQRPDPRP, from the coding sequence ATGGCTTTTGAGAATTTTCCCAAGACCGGAGTTCGGGTTGCACTTATTGCGCTCCTGACGATAGCAGGTTGCAAAGGAAATCAAACACAACCAGCCAATACACAAACAGCGGACAGTTCACAGACTGCAGATAGTCAGGCTGCGTCCCCGGACGCAAATGATCCGGCATCTGCGAATCTTGCGCCTGTGACGGATGGTACACAGGTGGTACAGGCGGCAGCGAATACACAAAGCGCTCCGCAGGCGGCTGCGCCAGCCCCAACTGCTTCAGCATCGCGAGCAGCAGCTCCTCAGGCTTCTCAAGCTCCGCAACCAGCGGTTCAGCAGCCTGCCGGTGGTGGTTATGACGACAGCAGCTACGCTCAGGACAATAGCGCCCAGGATAATGGCAATTACGATCAGGACGATCAGCCGCAGCCAGTTGCCTATGCTCCGCAGCCTCCTCCGCCGCTGCCGGAATATCAACAACCGCCCTGCCCCGGAGATGGATATCTCTGGACGCCAGGTTATTGGGCTTATGCTTCGCAGGGATACTACTGGACTCCCGGCGCGTGGACAACGCCGCCTTACTCCGGAGCTCTGTGGACTCCTGGATATTGGGGATACACGGGAGGTCGTTACGGCTTCCATCAAGGGTACTGGGGTAATTACATCGGATTTTATGGCGGCGTCTCTTATGGCTTTGGCTATACAGGGCGCGGCTACCAGGGTGGCTACTGGAGGGATAATTCCTTTCACTACAATCGCTCGGTCAACAACATTACGAACATTCATGTAACGAATGTTTACCAACGCAATGTCATCATCAACAACACGACTATCAACCGTGTTAGCTATAACGGTCCTGGTGGCCAGCGGGTTCGCCCGACGGTGGCAGAGATAGCTGCGGTGCGTGCTCCGAGGGTGCCTCCGATGGCGCAGCAACGGGAGCAGCAACGTCTGGCGTCATCGAACCGCGCTCAATTTGCCTCGGTGAATCGCGGCAGGCCGGCGACGTTAGTTGCACAGCGACCGCTGACTGCAGATCGCAATATCAAGGCTCCTTCGCAGGCGGCAGTGCGTTCGTCTATTCAAGCTACTGGACAGAGATTTGCCAAGCAGGATGCGCGTCCGGGACAGCAGGCGAATCGGCCGGCGAACCCGCCAAATCAGGTGAATCGTCCTGGGCAGCAAGCGACCAGACCGCAAGATACCAGACCGCAGGCAAACAGGCCGCAACCGAACAGACCTCAAGAAACCAAGCCGACAAATCAACCTGGCCGTCCACAAGCGAGACCGGGCACTCCGCAGGCAAATCGTCCGCAGCAAAGGCCGAATCAACCTGCACAACGACCGACGCCTCAAACCAAACCGACGCCAAATCCACGCCAACCCAATACGCAGCGTCCCACACAGCCAGCAAAGACTCAGCCGCAGCGGCCACAGGTTCAACGGCCTGCGCAGCAGAGGCCTACGCAACAACAACCGGCTTCGCAGCCGAGGCAACAAGCACGTCCTGCGGCGAAGCCTGCTCCGAAGCCACAGCCTGCCAAACCTGCGGTTCGCCCACAGCCGAGGCCCAAGCAAGAGCAGCGTCCCGATCCTCGTCCTTAG
- a CDS encoding efflux transporter outer membrane subunit, giving the protein MTHSVVLSLAGGLCLMVAGCHVGPDYTRPAAALAPEFKEAPPTNFKSEDGWKQAQPKDAQLKGTWWTLFDDDQLNSLEAQIEPANQTLKQAEANFRAARAQIKFNRASEAPTIGAAPSIGTVRDSANEPYFNQSFANNGEGNFSLPIDLNYEIDLWGRVRRTVTQAKEQAQASAADLETARLSLHAELAVDYFNLRSADAQRKLLNDTVGAFESALQLTQDRYDGGASPLSDVAQARTQLQTAQVQATDVDIQRAQFEHAIAVLVGKAPANFTLPPSPVTVNAPAIPAIPGALPSQLLERRPDIAGDERRMAAANEQIGIADTAFYPTLSLSATAGFLGTSALNWFDWPSRMFAVGPTLTQTLFDHGRRRATSDTAIAQYDATVATYRQTTLTAFQQVEDNLNTLHNLEIEAGQQRAATASAQQSLDLFNTRYEGGVDTYLQVITWQTALLQNERNDIDITRRRFEASVLLIKALGGGWDATQLPHGL; this is encoded by the coding sequence ATGACGCATTCTGTCGTTCTTTCGCTTGCGGGCGGGCTTTGCCTGATGGTGGCAGGTTGCCACGTTGGACCAGACTATACGCGGCCTGCGGCGGCATTGGCTCCGGAGTTCAAGGAAGCACCGCCTACCAACTTCAAGTCAGAGGATGGATGGAAGCAGGCACAGCCAAAAGATGCGCAGCTCAAGGGAACCTGGTGGACGTTGTTTGACGATGACCAGTTGAATTCGCTGGAAGCGCAGATCGAACCGGCTAACCAGACGTTGAAGCAGGCAGAGGCAAACTTTCGCGCGGCACGTGCGCAGATAAAATTCAACCGTGCTTCCGAGGCCCCGACCATCGGCGCTGCTCCCAGCATAGGCACTGTGCGCGACTCGGCGAACGAGCCTTATTTCAATCAATCCTTTGCGAACAATGGTGAGGGCAACTTTTCGCTGCCTATCGATCTGAACTACGAGATCGATCTATGGGGACGTGTGCGGCGCACTGTGACACAAGCCAAGGAACAGGCGCAGGCCTCGGCGGCAGATCTTGAAACTGCCCGACTCTCATTGCACGCGGAATTGGCAGTCGATTACTTTAACCTGCGCTCGGCCGATGCGCAGCGCAAGCTGTTGAACGACACAGTGGGAGCGTTTGAAAGTGCGTTGCAACTGACACAGGATCGATATGATGGCGGCGCTTCTCCTCTATCGGATGTGGCGCAGGCACGGACCCAGTTGCAGACTGCGCAGGTACAAGCGACGGACGTGGACATTCAGCGCGCGCAGTTTGAACATGCCATCGCGGTGCTGGTAGGCAAGGCTCCTGCGAACTTTACGTTACCGCCAAGCCCTGTCACGGTTAACGCACCGGCGATACCGGCTATTCCTGGAGCGCTGCCTTCGCAGTTGCTGGAGCGGCGGCCGGATATCGCGGGCGATGAACGGCGCATGGCTGCTGCCAATGAGCAAATAGGGATTGCGGATACCGCGTTTTATCCGACGCTTTCGCTCTCGGCAACGGCTGGATTCCTGGGCACATCCGCGTTGAACTGGTTTGACTGGCCTAGCCGCATGTTCGCGGTTGGCCCTACGTTGACGCAGACACTCTTTGATCATGGACGGCGTCGAGCTACTTCAGATACCGCTATTGCACAGTACGATGCCACTGTTGCGACTTACAGGCAGACGACGCTGACTGCATTTCAGCAGGTTGAAGATAATTTGAACACGCTCCATAACCTCGAGATTGAAGCGGGGCAGCAACGCGCGGCTACCGCATCTGCGCAACAATCGCTGGATCTGTTCAACACGAGATACGAGGGTGGTGTCGATACTTATCTTCAAGTGATTACGTGGCAGACGGCTTTATTGCAGAATGAGCGCAATGATATAGACATCACGCGGAGACGCTTTGAAGCGAGTGTGCTGTTGATCAAGGCTCTTGGCGGAGGCTGGGATGCTACTCAATTGCCGCATGGGTTGTAG
- a CDS encoding efflux RND transporter periplasmic adaptor subunit, protein MTTQVHPAAQGQDDVVAAHADVAHVEPEIETSKGGRMLGILFAIALLAAIGYGLYLRSKSEKTLTLATNEAAVIAVNVTHPVLGSESQDLVLPGNVQAFTETPIYSRTNGYLKKWYFDIGARVHKGDLLAEIETPEIDQQLQQSRAELERMQANQELAGVTSNRWQNLLAKHAVSQQETDQTRSNYIASQAATDASRANVRRLEQLQSYERIIAPFDGIITARNTDIGDLIDAGSGSTNPRELFHLASMDRLRVYVAVPEVDSDSIHNGDTATLSQDSNPTLKITGRIVRNANAIDHSSRTLNVEVDVDNSKGVLRPGAYVFVHFQLPAGTHTVTIPSNTLLFRAQGMQVGVLHDRHVQLTPVTIGHDFGGTVEIISGLSTGDEVVLDPPDSLTTGMEVRVETNGTRGKS, encoded by the coding sequence ATGACTACACAAGTACATCCCGCGGCTCAAGGTCAAGACGATGTAGTGGCAGCGCACGCCGATGTTGCGCACGTGGAGCCTGAGATCGAGACTTCCAAGGGCGGACGCATGCTGGGTATTCTGTTTGCAATCGCGCTTCTGGCGGCAATTGGATACGGATTATATCTTCGCTCGAAAAGCGAGAAGACCCTGACCCTCGCGACGAATGAAGCAGCGGTGATTGCGGTCAACGTGACGCATCCTGTACTGGGTTCGGAGTCACAGGACCTGGTGCTTCCCGGCAACGTGCAGGCTTTTACGGAGACACCGATTTATTCACGCACAAATGGCTACTTGAAGAAGTGGTATTTTGACATCGGTGCGCGCGTACACAAGGGCGACCTGCTGGCAGAGATTGAGACACCTGAGATCGATCAGCAGTTGCAGCAGTCTCGCGCTGAGCTTGAAAGGATGCAGGCAAACCAGGAGCTGGCGGGCGTAACCAGTAATCGATGGCAAAACCTGTTAGCCAAGCATGCGGTTTCGCAGCAGGAGACGGACCAGACGCGCAGCAACTATATTGCCTCGCAGGCGGCGACAGATGCGAGCAGAGCGAATGTGCGCAGGCTTGAGCAGTTGCAGAGCTACGAGCGAATTATCGCTCCTTTCGATGGAATCATCACGGCGCGCAACACGGATATCGGCGACCTGATCGATGCCGGTTCGGGCTCCACGAATCCGCGCGAGCTTTTCCATCTTGCTTCGATGGATAGGCTTCGCGTCTATGTCGCCGTGCCTGAGGTTGACTCCGATTCAATACACAACGGAGATACTGCAACTCTTTCTCAGGACTCCAATCCGACATTGAAGATCACGGGCAGGATTGTGCGCAATGCCAATGCGATCGATCACTCATCGAGAACGCTGAATGTCGAAGTCGATGTAGACAATTCAAAGGGAGTATTGCGGCCGGGAGCGTATGTCTTTGTGCACTTCCAATTGCCGGCTGGGACGCATACAGTGACGATTCCATCGAACACGTTGCTGTTCCGTGCACAAGGCATGCAGGTTGGTGTTTTACACGATCGCCATGTGCAGCTTACGCCGGTGACAATCGGTCATGACTTTGGTGGAACGGTGGAGATTATCTCCGGGCTCAGCACTGGAGACGAAGTTGTTCTTGATCCGCCAGACTCACTTACGACCGGGATGGAAGTGCGTGTCGAGACGAATGGAACGCGAGGCAAGTCATGA
- a CDS encoding efflux RND transporter permease subunit, producing MWIVKLALNRPYTFIVLALLILIAAPVVILRTPVDIFPNINIPVVSIGWQYTGLNPEELEGRLTSPYEKSLTTLVDNIEHIESTTYNGQVVVKLFLQPGASLDTANAQVTAASQYLLRQLPPGILPPQIINFSVSSVPILQLGISGHGLSESQLNDYATNFIRTELVTVPGSVMPLPYGGKQRQININMDQTAMQSKGVAPGDLLNAVAAQNVVMPSGTIKIDRDEYDVRTNGTPRTVEELANIPLKQVNGNTIYLRDVASVSDGFQVQTNVVRQDGRRGVLISVLKNGSASTLDVVKGVRALLPRIATEVPPELKMSPLSDQSVFVRAAVQGVIREAIIAAALTAIMILVFLGSWRSTIIIAISIPLSILSSVILLSLMGETINTMTLGGLALAVGILVDDATVTIENIERFLEDGFELREAILEGAAQISVPALVSTLCICIVFLPMFFLGGVARYLFVPLAEAVVFAMLASYVLSRTLVPTMAMYLLRVHGHGAPGRGFFARFQQGFERGFERIRLGYSSLLRSLVARRYLFIPSFLIVCLLAFLLVPFLGEDFFPDTDSGQFILHVRAPTGLRIEETAKLFDLVEGEIHKEIPAAEIDNILDNIGLPYSTLNTQHLTNGTLGVSDGDILVSLKENHHPTAKYVASLRATLPRLFPSTDFYTLPADITTQILNFGLPAPIDIQIQGNDVGASKARADIMLAELRKVPGLTDLRIQQPFDYPTLQVDVERTKAAQGGYTERDVATSVLNTLSGSFQVTPMFFLNWQNHVNYNIVAQTPQYKMDSMQDLANIPINRTTSGAAPPSTATPEILNDLAGVQRGHEMAVINHFNIRRVVDIYGNVQGRDLGAVSRDIDKILDSNRGSLPRGSFVTLKGQVETMHSSYIGLLGGLVFSIVLVYLLIVVNFQSWVDPFIIITALPAALAGIVLFLFLTRTTLSVPALMGAIMCMGVATANSILVVSFAKIRLEEHGNAIQAAIEAGATRFRPVLMTALAMIIGMVPMAIGMGDGGEQNAPLGRAVIGGLLCATIATLVFVPSVFALIHGAKRNEESRKQKRLNEAHA from the coding sequence ATGTGGATCGTTAAATTAGCACTGAACCGGCCTTACACGTTCATCGTGCTTGCGCTGCTGATCCTGATAGCTGCGCCAGTCGTGATTCTGCGTACACCAGTCGATATCTTTCCCAATATCAATATCCCGGTGGTCTCGATTGGCTGGCAGTATACGGGCCTGAACCCGGAGGAGCTTGAGGGACGCCTTACAAGTCCGTACGAGAAATCGTTGACGACGCTGGTCGATAACATTGAGCACATCGAGTCGACGACTTATAACGGCCAGGTTGTGGTGAAGCTCTTCCTGCAGCCAGGAGCCTCGCTGGATACTGCGAACGCGCAGGTGACGGCGGCATCCCAATATCTTTTGCGCCAACTGCCTCCGGGTATTCTGCCTCCGCAGATCATCAACTTTTCTGTATCGAGCGTACCGATTCTGCAGTTAGGAATCTCGGGCCATGGTCTATCTGAATCGCAGTTAAATGACTATGCGACGAACTTCATCCGCACTGAGTTGGTTACTGTACCTGGGTCCGTGATGCCACTGCCTTATGGAGGCAAGCAGCGCCAGATCAATATCAACATGGACCAGACGGCCATGCAGTCCAAGGGCGTTGCTCCTGGAGATTTGCTGAATGCAGTTGCGGCGCAGAATGTCGTCATGCCTTCAGGCACGATCAAGATTGATCGCGATGAGTATGACGTTCGTACAAATGGAACGCCGCGAACAGTTGAAGAGCTGGCTAACATTCCGCTGAAACAGGTCAATGGCAACACGATCTATCTGCGCGATGTCGCAAGCGTCAGCGATGGTTTTCAGGTACAGACGAACGTGGTGCGGCAGGATGGCCGTCGCGGTGTATTGATCTCTGTTCTGAAGAATGGTAGTGCTTCGACGCTGGATGTAGTGAAGGGCGTTCGCGCGCTGCTGCCGCGCATTGCTACTGAAGTTCCACCGGAACTGAAGATGTCTCCGCTATCGGATCAGAGCGTGTTCGTTCGCGCAGCGGTGCAGGGCGTCATTCGCGAGGCGATTATTGCAGCGGCATTGACGGCGATCATGATCCTGGTGTTTCTGGGGAGTTGGCGTTCGACGATCATTATTGCAATCTCCATTCCCTTGTCGATTCTAAGTTCGGTGATCCTGCTTAGCCTCATGGGCGAGACGATCAACACTATGACACTGGGAGGCCTGGCCCTGGCGGTCGGAATTCTCGTGGACGATGCGACTGTCACGATTGAGAATATCGAACGATTCCTTGAGGATGGGTTTGAACTGCGTGAAGCAATTCTCGAAGGAGCTGCGCAGATTTCGGTTCCTGCATTGGTGTCTACGCTGTGTATCTGTATTGTGTTTCTGCCTATGTTCTTTCTTGGCGGCGTGGCGCGTTACTTGTTTGTGCCATTGGCAGAGGCGGTTGTCTTTGCCATGCTGGCCAGCTATGTCTTGAGCCGCACGCTGGTGCCAACAATGGCGATGTACCTGCTTCGCGTACATGGACACGGCGCTCCGGGACGCGGGTTCTTTGCACGGTTTCAGCAGGGATTTGAACGTGGCTTTGAGCGGATTCGCCTCGGATACAGTTCCCTGCTGCGGTCGCTGGTTGCTCGGCGATATCTGTTTATTCCCTCTTTCCTGATCGTGTGCCTGCTGGCATTTTTGCTGGTGCCATTTTTAGGTGAGGACTTTTTTCCAGACACGGATAGCGGGCAATTTATCCTGCATGTGCGTGCGCCTACCGGGTTGAGAATTGAAGAGACTGCGAAGCTTTTCGACCTAGTTGAGGGTGAGATTCACAAGGAGATTCCTGCGGCGGAGATCGACAATATTCTCGATAACATCGGGCTGCCGTACAGCACTTTGAACACGCAGCATTTAACGAATGGTACTCTTGGCGTGAGCGATGGCGACATCCTGGTCAGCCTCAAGGAAAACCATCACCCGACGGCGAAGTATGTTGCTTCGTTGCGAGCAACCCTGCCGCGTTTGTTCCCGAGCACGGACTTCTATACGCTGCCGGCAGACATTACAACGCAGATCCTCAACTTCGGATTACCTGCACCTATCGATATTCAGATTCAGGGCAACGACGTAGGCGCAAGCAAGGCGAGGGCGGACATCATGCTTGCCGAGTTGCGCAAGGTTCCTGGACTGACCGATCTTCGCATTCAGCAACCATTTGACTATCCGACCTTACAGGTGGACGTTGAACGCACCAAGGCAGCACAAGGCGGCTACACTGAACGAGATGTGGCCACCAGCGTGTTGAATACGCTTAGCGGCAGCTTCCAGGTGACGCCGATGTTCTTCCTTAACTGGCAGAACCATGTGAACTACAACATTGTTGCGCAGACTCCGCAGTACAAGATGGACTCGATGCAGGATCTGGCGAACATTCCGATTAACCGCACTACGAGCGGGGCAGCGCCTCCTTCGACGGCGACTCCGGAGATTTTGAATGATCTTGCGGGAGTGCAACGCGGCCATGAGATGGCTGTGATCAATCACTTCAACATCCGGCGCGTGGTCGACATTTACGGCAACGTACAAGGACGCGATCTGGGTGCTGTCAGCCGCGACATCGACAAAATTCTCGATAGCAATCGTGGCTCCCTGCCGCGTGGATCATTTGTCACCTTGAAGGGGCAAGTGGAGACGATGCACAGTTCGTATATCGGGCTGTTGGGTGGCCTGGTGTTTTCGATCGTGCTGGTCTATTTGTTGATTGTCGTGAACTTCCAAAGCTGGGTTGATCCGTTCATCATCATCACGGCATTGCCTGCTGCGCTCGCTGGAATCGTGCTGTTTCTCTTCCTGACAAGGACTACGCTGAGTGTGCCTGCGTTGATGGGCGCGATCATGTGTATGGGCGTGGCGACGGCCAACAGTATTCTCGTTGTCTCCTTTGCGAAGATCAGGCTTGAAGAACATGGCAATGCGATTCAAGCTGCGATTGAAGCGGGTGCGACACGCTTCCGCCCGGTGTTGATGACTGCGCTGGCAATGATTATCGGAATGGTTCCAATGGCGATTGGGATGGGGGATGGCGGAGAACAAAATGCTCCGCTCGGTCGCGCTGTTATCGGTGGTCTGCTTTGCGCAACGATTGCTACCCTGGTGTTTGTGCCTAGCGTCTTCGCACTTATCCATGGGGCCAAACGCAACGAAGAGTCGCGCAAGCAGAAGCGCTTGAATGAGGCGCACGCATGA
- a CDS encoding LysR family transcriptional regulator — MELRHFRYFVAVAEHGSFSGAARTLRVAQSAISEQLTNMEREIGVAMFLRSTRRTALTSAGELFLIEARRVLAAADHAIEVAQQTHRGELGTLRIGFFAGGMGVDFPSLIQTFRKKYPGVRLSLVEMISTLQWVALREGKIDVGFSRRLEPEFRSDLKSEVIQQDAIVAILPKNHPILKGSKPGSPCRIDLRDLANEPFVLSSRETSPAVFDKVIELCSEAGFSPRIASISSVWSSVVLMVQAGEGISLLPLNQQQFRTPDLAFCPLKAKNAFVEFVMTWHTKRDSNLIRSFRELVRQRSVR, encoded by the coding sequence ATGGAACTGAGGCATTTTCGCTATTTCGTTGCAGTTGCGGAGCACGGCAGCTTTAGCGGTGCCGCTCGAACTCTCCGCGTTGCTCAATCGGCTATCAGCGAACAACTTACGAATATGGAGCGCGAAATCGGCGTAGCAATGTTCTTGCGCTCAACCAGGAGAACCGCTCTCACCTCTGCCGGCGAACTCTTTCTCATCGAGGCGCGCCGCGTCCTCGCAGCCGCCGATCATGCCATCGAAGTAGCGCAACAGACGCATCGCGGCGAGCTTGGAACTCTGCGAATCGGTTTCTTTGCCGGAGGCATGGGTGTCGATTTTCCCTCGCTCATTCAGACCTTCCGCAAAAAATATCCCGGCGTGCGGCTCTCTCTGGTTGAGATGATCTCCACCCTGCAATGGGTGGCGCTTCGGGAAGGCAAGATCGATGTCGGCTTCAGTCGGCGCCTCGAACCAGAGTTTCGCTCCGACCTGAAATCGGAGGTTATTCAGCAGGATGCGATCGTAGCCATTCTTCCGAAAAATCACCCGATTTTAAAGGGTTCCAAGCCCGGCTCGCCTTGCCGAATTGATCTGCGTGATCTTGCGAATGAACCGTTTGTGCTTTCCTCTCGCGAAACATCCCCGGCCGTCTTCGACAAGGTCATTGAGCTCTGCTCCGAGGCTGGTTTCTCTCCTCGCATCGCCAGTATCTCTTCGGTCTGGTCCAGCGTCGTTCTCATGGTTCAGGCTGGAGAAGGCATCTCACTCCTGCCCCTTAATCAGCAGCAGTTTCGCACTCCAGATCTTGCCTTCTGCCCACTCAAAGCCAAAAACGCTTTTGTTGAATTCGTCATGACATGGCACACCAAACGCGACAGCAACCTGATTCGCAGCTTCCGGGAGCTGGTGCGTCAACGAAGCGTCCGATAG
- a CDS encoding cupin domain-containing protein, producing the protein MSRLLVLLFLVAGTLCAQETRAQETRVTPLMAKDLAGIPGKEATMITVDYAPGAKDAIHRHNAHVFVYVLEGSIVMQVRGGKEVTLGPGGTFYEGPEDVHTVGRNASATRPAKFLVFFVKDKGAPVLVPAK; encoded by the coding sequence ATGAGCCGACTCTTGGTCCTGCTGTTTCTTGTGGCGGGAACATTGTGTGCGCAGGAAACGCGTGCGCAGGAGACCAGGGTCACTCCGCTAATGGCAAAGGATCTTGCGGGCATTCCTGGCAAAGAGGCCACGATGATCACGGTCGACTATGCTCCGGGAGCGAAGGATGCTATTCACAGGCATAACGCGCATGTGTTTGTGTATGTGCTTGAGGGCTCTATCGTGATGCAGGTGCGTGGCGGGAAAGAGGTAACGCTTGGGCCCGGTGGAACATTCTACGAGGGACCTGAGGATGTTCATACAGTAGGCCGCAATGCAAGTGCGACCAGGCCTGCGAAGTTTCTCGTATTTTTTGTGAAGGATAAGGGAGCACCGGTTCTTGTTCCGGCGAAATAA
- a CDS encoding carboxymuconolactone decarboxylase family protein: MQARLEAHKVSPAAYQAMIGLEMFVRKQSKLEPALIELIKVRVSQINGCSYCIDMHSKDARAGGETEQRLYALSAWEETPFFTDRERAALALAEAITLVSEDHVPDSVYEKAKESFSEEELVNLTLAVITINGWNRLAITFRMVPGEYQPVTHKAEGGKA, translated from the coding sequence ATGCAAGCAAGACTGGAAGCACATAAAGTATCCCCGGCGGCGTATCAGGCCATGATTGGGCTGGAGATGTTTGTACGTAAACAATCCAAGCTGGAGCCTGCTCTTATTGAACTGATAAAGGTGCGCGTGTCACAGATCAATGGATGCTCTTACTGCATCGACATGCATTCGAAGGATGCTCGGGCAGGTGGTGAGACGGAGCAGCGGCTCTATGCGCTTTCTGCATGGGAGGAGACACCGTTCTTTACTGACCGTGAGCGCGCTGCACTAGCGCTGGCAGAGGCGATTACCCTGGTCAGCGAAGACCATGTTCCTGACTCTGTGTATGAGAAGGCTAAGGAGAGCTTTTCTGAAGAAGAGCTGGTGAATCTGACGCTGGCGGTCATCACCATCAATGGATGGAACCGGCTGGCGATTACATTTCGCATGGTGCCAGGGGAATACCAACCGGTAACGCATAAAGCAGAAGGAGGCAAGGCATGA
- a CDS encoding LOG family protein: protein MSDLLSGEPGSARRICVFCGSSVGANPKYIAEAKSLGQQMAIGGWGLVYGGTSVGLMGATADAAFSGGAEVIGVLPQALQDREIAHRGLTKLHMVGSMHERKALMASLSDAFIALPGGYGTLDEFFEIVTWAQLNIHSKPCILINTNGYYDFLLRFLDHAVTSAFVKSDNRKLVQVARDSAEALQLIAQHRDKASLDQNVGVQSSGELKP from the coding sequence ATGAGTGATTTACTGAGCGGAGAGCCAGGCAGTGCGAGACGGATCTGCGTGTTTTGCGGATCGAGCGTCGGAGCAAATCCAAAGTATATTGCCGAAGCGAAATCGCTTGGGCAGCAGATGGCCATCGGCGGCTGGGGCCTGGTATATGGGGGAACCTCAGTTGGATTGATGGGCGCGACTGCCGACGCTGCCTTCTCTGGCGGTGCAGAGGTGATCGGGGTACTACCCCAGGCCTTGCAGGATCGCGAGATTGCTCATCGAGGTCTGACGAAGTTGCACATGGTCGGGAGTATGCACGAACGCAAAGCGCTCATGGCGTCTTTGTCAGATGCTTTCATCGCATTGCCCGGCGGCTACGGAACCCTTGATGAATTCTTTGAGATCGTGACCTGGGCGCAACTCAACATTCATTCCAAGCCATGCATCCTGATCAATACGAATGGCTACTATGATTTCCTATTGCGATTTCTCGACCATGCTGTAACTTCGGCATTCGTGAAGTCCGATAACAGGAAATTAGTGCAGGTAGCAAGAGACTCAGCAGAGGCTCTGCAGTTGATTGCACAGCACAGGGATAAGGCTTCGCTCGATCAAAATGTAGGAGTGCAAAGCAGTGGCGAACTCAAGCCTTAG